The following are encoded in a window of Verrucomicrobiia bacterium genomic DNA:
- a CDS encoding S8 family serine peptidase, translated as MNSFSPWSPTAGLAGLCFVVTFITSAFAAEHQFRMPAPMRFQIDHTDALANSAAKSAGPQTLRATTAGSTNVVELGARVVLQLREPAQLRRFLDGRSLIVSRTITTNTFVLQAPDARTAVREAEALSRVEGVQACYPVFRRSSALHGPYAPPPSETDYLSHWHLEHRVNGQPRGNDINVRAAWPFTRGEGVTVAVVDTGVELDHPELQAAVSNGSHWNFVINNPNGFPVNRSSVGAHGTSVAGLIAASQNDHRTVGVAPSAKLASWAIFDTFGTLASDEQLFDMYQFSSNSVHIQNHSWGAGNGSIGQDGPALLELLGMENAATVGRNGLGSVIVRSAGNDRQLPARADDDGYVSNPFSIGVAAVNVDGKVASYSEPGASVLVGAPSGDFETASVGLFTTDLLGSAGSTQLSFCHPLFPDCPTKDLWDYAFQTGNSGGFNGTSAAAPQISGIAALMLSANPSLGYRDVQQILALSSRHSDRTDPMLHTNGAGFVVSPNVGFGIPDAGIAVRIALDWTPRGELITETVQHSVPAPVLDDSLRVEVAGENLVTGLNSIRCLPGLGLHPDDPTEFLEIVDIGLAGTVPAIDLTNKAALILRGEFDFADKIANAAKAGAAFAVVYNYSTNVNPDLGGDRLNGMAATDDSPIPAVFIGHGDGERLRAYAETNATARMRLRLQSTATTLNVDRTLICEYVGLRVQTDHARRGDLRITLVSPQGTRSVLQASGFDASPGPVDWTYWSTHHFFESSAGTWTVFVTDEAAGVTGSVTHLSLIIRGTEVVDTDRDGLDDTFETTQLAGLQSGPRDDPDGDGSWNALEQALGTRADIKADVVLDLSWWELAGTKRTRLTWPGSTNQMFEVLGGTNVSLMNVISNVPAAFLETEWVGPHYNGEPAQFFRVRGVQ; from the coding sequence GTGAATAGTTTCTCGCCTTGGAGTCCCACGGCTGGTCTGGCCGGGCTGTGCTTTGTCGTAACCTTCATTACATCTGCCTTCGCTGCCGAACATCAGTTTCGGATGCCGGCGCCGATGCGGTTTCAAATCGATCATACGGATGCCCTTGCCAACTCGGCTGCGAAGTCCGCGGGACCCCAAACGCTGCGGGCGACGACGGCGGGGTCGACGAACGTGGTGGAACTCGGGGCGCGCGTGGTATTGCAGCTTCGCGAGCCGGCGCAGCTTCGACGATTTCTCGACGGGCGATCGCTCATAGTCAGTCGCACCATCACGACAAACACATTTGTCCTGCAGGCGCCGGACGCACGGACTGCTGTGCGCGAAGCCGAAGCGCTCTCGCGTGTGGAGGGGGTTCAGGCCTGTTACCCCGTATTTCGCCGCTCCTCGGCTTTGCACGGTCCTTACGCGCCGCCGCCGTCTGAAACGGATTACCTTTCGCACTGGCATTTGGAGCACCGCGTCAATGGCCAGCCGAGGGGCAACGACATCAATGTCCGCGCAGCCTGGCCTTTCACCCGCGGCGAAGGAGTCACAGTCGCTGTGGTCGACACCGGCGTTGAATTGGACCATCCCGAACTGCAGGCGGCCGTGTCGAATGGAAGTCATTGGAATTTCGTCATTAACAACCCCAATGGTTTCCCTGTGAATCGGAGTTCCGTGGGTGCGCATGGAACGTCTGTCGCGGGATTGATCGCAGCGAGTCAGAACGACCACCGCACGGTCGGCGTGGCGCCTTCGGCGAAACTCGCGAGTTGGGCCATTTTCGACACGTTCGGCACGCTGGCGAGCGACGAGCAACTGTTCGACATGTATCAGTTCTCATCGAACTCCGTGCATATTCAAAATCACAGCTGGGGTGCGGGAAATGGAAGCATCGGCCAGGACGGACCCGCATTGCTCGAATTGCTTGGAATGGAAAACGCCGCCACGGTCGGACGCAATGGGCTCGGAAGCGTGATTGTGCGATCTGCCGGAAACGATCGGCAGCTGCCGGCGCGGGCGGACGACGATGGTTACGTTTCAAACCCCTTCAGCATCGGAGTTGCCGCCGTCAACGTGGACGGCAAGGTCGCGAGTTATAGCGAACCCGGGGCGTCCGTGCTGGTCGGTGCGCCGAGCGGAGATTTCGAAACCGCTTCTGTTGGACTGTTCACAACTGACTTGCTGGGATCCGCCGGCTCGACACAGCTGAGCTTCTGCCATCCATTGTTTCCGGATTGCCCAACGAAGGACCTGTGGGACTACGCCTTTCAAACCGGGAACTCGGGCGGGTTTAACGGAACATCGGCTGCCGCGCCTCAGATCTCCGGAATTGCTGCATTGATGCTGTCGGCGAACCCTTCCCTCGGTTATCGCGACGTTCAGCAGATCCTTGCGTTATCATCCCGCCATTCGGATCGCACAGATCCAATGCTGCACACGAACGGCGCGGGATTCGTCGTAAGTCCAAACGTAGGATTCGGAATACCGGACGCAGGCATCGCCGTTCGAATCGCGCTGGACTGGACTCCGCGCGGGGAACTGATCACTGAAACCGTTCAGCACTCTGTTCCGGCGCCTGTCCTGGATGACTCTCTTCGGGTGGAGGTGGCAGGCGAGAATCTCGTGACTGGATTGAATTCCATTCGCTGCCTGCCGGGCCTGGGTTTGCATCCGGACGACCCAACCGAATTCCTGGAAATCGTCGACATAGGCCTGGCGGGAACGGTTCCGGCAATCGACCTGACGAATAAGGCCGCGCTGATCCTGCGGGGTGAATTCGATTTCGCCGACAAGATCGCCAACGCAGCCAAGGCGGGCGCGGCTTTCGCGGTGGTTTATAACTATTCAACGAACGTGAATCCCGACCTGGGTGGTGATCGCTTGAACGGTATGGCGGCGACAGATGATTCTCCAATCCCGGCGGTGTTTATTGGACACGGAGACGGGGAACGGTTGCGGGCGTATGCGGAAACGAACGCCACCGCGCGCATGCGGTTGCGGCTGCAAAGCACTGCCACAACCTTGAACGTTGATCGCACGCTGATTTGCGAATACGTCGGGCTGCGCGTTCAGACGGATCATGCCAGGCGCGGGGACTTGCGGATAACGCTGGTTTCGCCGCAGGGAACCCGCAGTGTGCTGCAGGCGTCGGGGTTCGATGCGAGTCCCGGGCCTGTGGATTGGACGTACTGGTCAACGCATCACTTCTTCGAGAGCAGCGCCGGAACCTGGACAGTGTTTGTCACCGATGAAGCCGCGGGCGTGACAGGTTCGGTCACCCACCTGAGCCTTATCATCCGAGGGACTGAGGTCGTGGACACCGATCGTGACGGCCTTGACGACACATTTGAGACAACGCAACTCGCGGGACTGCAGTCTGGACCGCGCGATGATCCCGACGGTGATGGATCGTGGAATGCGCTCGAGCAGGCACTGGGCACGCGGGCTGACATCAAGGCTGATGTCGTGCTGGATCTCTCGTGGTGGGAGCTTGCCGGAACCAAACGAACGCGCCTGACCTGGCCGGGTTCAACGAACCAGATGTTCGAAGTCCTGGGCGGGACGAACGTGTCGTTGATGAACGTCATTTCAAACGTGCCTGCCGCGTTCCTGGAGACGGAGTGGGTGGGGCCACATTACAATGGCGAACCAGCCCAGTTCTTCCGGGTGCGCGGAGTTCAATAA
- a CDS encoding efflux RND transporter periplasmic adaptor subunit: MNRLPFSLIALLIALAAVSGCGESSAPVENVAKAAAFHCPMHPTYTSDRPGDCPICGMSLVRITGGGESKSAANIPGRVAIVLAPEKRQLIGLTLSTVEKRPLIGSIRSPGVVTHDETRYARIAPRFGGWVKSLQVNFTGQAVQAGEPLFTVYSPELFTAETDYLLALRNLQHSTNSAAAQKESARHLQNTARRKLTLLEVGDNEIKELEERGRAVDELQVRAPMSGHVITKAAVQGQAFEPGEMLYEIADLSHLWIQASVHEADLPLITLGQKATVTFPALGGRAFESSVSFISPHLDPQTRRGQVRLELANAKHELRPEMWATVEFELRTDDVIVIPASAVIDTGTRWVAFVNGEMNHLEPREVKIGQRTDEYFEVLEGIREGEKVVTRALFLVDSESQLKAAISAMSTTPEHQH; the protein is encoded by the coding sequence ATGAACCGCCTTCCTTTCAGCCTGATCGCACTATTGATTGCGCTTGCCGCTGTATCGGGTTGCGGTGAATCGTCCGCGCCAGTGGAGAATGTCGCCAAAGCCGCGGCCTTCCACTGCCCGATGCATCCCACTTACACAAGCGATCGTCCGGGGGATTGCCCGATTTGCGGGATGAGCCTTGTGCGAATCACTGGCGGCGGCGAGAGCAAATCTGCTGCGAACATCCCCGGCCGGGTCGCAATCGTTCTCGCACCCGAGAAGCGACAGCTGATCGGGCTGACGTTATCAACGGTCGAAAAGCGGCCGCTGATTGGTTCGATTCGCAGTCCTGGCGTTGTGACGCATGACGAAACGCGTTACGCACGGATCGCCCCGCGTTTCGGCGGCTGGGTGAAATCGTTGCAGGTGAACTTCACGGGCCAGGCGGTCCAGGCCGGCGAACCGTTGTTCACGGTTTACAGTCCGGAGTTATTCACGGCGGAAACCGATTACCTCCTGGCCTTGCGCAACCTGCAGCACTCGACAAACAGCGCGGCGGCGCAAAAGGAATCCGCGCGTCATCTGCAGAACACCGCGCGCCGCAAATTGACGCTGCTCGAAGTCGGCGATAACGAAATCAAGGAGCTTGAGGAACGCGGCAGGGCCGTTGATGAACTCCAGGTGCGCGCGCCGATGTCCGGGCACGTCATCACGAAAGCCGCGGTCCAGGGCCAGGCGTTCGAGCCAGGTGAGATGCTTTATGAGATCGCTGACCTATCGCATCTCTGGATCCAGGCGTCGGTCCACGAAGCGGACTTGCCGCTGATTACTCTGGGACAGAAGGCAACGGTCACGTTTCCAGCGTTGGGCGGGCGGGCGTTTGAGAGTTCCGTCTCTTTCATCAGCCCTCACCTGGATCCCCAGACGCGCCGTGGCCAAGTGAGACTTGAACTGGCTAATGCGAAACACGAATTGCGTCCGGAGATGTGGGCGACTGTCGAGTTTGAGCTTCGGACCGATGACGTGATCGTCATTCCCGCGAGCGCTGTGATCGACACCGGGACGCGGTGGGTGGCATTTGTCAACGGCGAGATGAATCACCTTGAACCGCGCGAGGTAAAGATTGGCCAGCGCACGGATGAATACTTCGAGGTGCTTGAGGGAATCCGCGAGGGCGAGAAGGTGGTCACCCGCGCCTTGTTCCTTGTGGATTCTGAGAGCCAGTTGAAAGCCGCTATTTCAGCGATGAGCACAACCCCGGAGCATCAGCATTAG
- a CDS encoding TolC family protein, which translates to MKRFIYFLFVATVVFDAAVQAQLATNHLVLAAEYLSALSEEMRTNNPALRAAQSRTAAAEANVAAVRTWEDPMARVGGTAAEREMRMDDGDVAYGVEQKLPLFGRPKWTRRVAAAEATTELARSEFQFQQMRAEFARTAFRTALASEVVAIAEEDLAWLELMRRTMDSKYEAGQATLVEVLQISNEHGRRTTSLQTERDRLGAQRVTLNRFLGRGHDAAWPDLRLPEVAGPVVFNEKLVEFALRYEPKILVIREQIRQAAAAVEVARRGRFPEIGVGLEARQYSGDGDFRQGMLVFSTSLPWVNGRKYREDVKRERANLRATEFELEDYQAALREEVHLLTVKIDAAQREALLYRDEILPRTRATMETVRAGWEANRGTVREMIEARRMWLEARLMYARAVAEQYEMMSDLVLCCGLGDLAALQMLGAIPEAANPAGSPSQ; encoded by the coding sequence ATGAAACGGTTCATTTATTTTCTTTTCGTAGCAACGGTTGTCTTCGATGCCGCCGTCCAGGCGCAGCTGGCAACCAACCACCTTGTCCTTGCTGCTGAATACCTGAGCGCGTTGAGCGAGGAAATGCGCACCAACAATCCTGCGCTGCGCGCCGCCCAATCGCGCACGGCCGCTGCCGAAGCGAACGTGGCCGCGGTTCGCACTTGGGAAGATCCGATGGCGCGAGTCGGGGGAACGGCGGCGGAACGCGAGATGCGCATGGACGATGGCGACGTGGCTTACGGCGTTGAACAAAAGCTTCCGTTGTTTGGACGGCCGAAGTGGACCCGACGCGTTGCCGCCGCGGAAGCCACCACTGAACTGGCGCGCTCAGAATTTCAGTTTCAACAAATGCGTGCGGAGTTCGCCCGCACTGCGTTCCGCACCGCCTTGGCGAGCGAAGTAGTCGCCATCGCCGAGGAAGATCTCGCCTGGCTCGAGTTGATGCGCCGCACCATGGATTCCAAATACGAAGCGGGGCAGGCGACGCTGGTCGAAGTCCTGCAGATCAGCAACGAACACGGCCGTCGAACGACGTCCCTGCAGACCGAGCGCGATCGACTGGGCGCGCAACGGGTAACGTTGAATCGCTTTCTTGGGAGAGGACACGATGCCGCGTGGCCGGATCTCCGGCTGCCGGAGGTTGCCGGCCCTGTGGTTTTCAACGAGAAACTGGTTGAGTTCGCTCTCCGATACGAGCCGAAGATTCTCGTGATTCGGGAGCAAATCCGGCAGGCCGCAGCCGCTGTTGAAGTAGCCCGGCGCGGGCGCTTTCCCGAAATCGGCGTCGGCCTTGAAGCGCGCCAATATTCCGGCGACGGAGATTTTCGGCAGGGCATGCTTGTTTTTAGCACGAGCCTTCCGTGGGTGAATGGACGCAAATATCGCGAGGACGTCAAACGTGAGCGCGCCAATCTCAGAGCGACGGAATTTGAACTCGAAGACTACCAGGCAGCGTTGCGTGAAGAGGTGCATCTGCTCACCGTCAAGATCGACGCAGCGCAGCGAGAGGCATTGTTGTATCGCGACGAAATCCTTCCGCGCACGCGCGCGACGATGGAAACTGTTCGCGCAGGATGGGAAGCGAATCGAGGGACGGTGCGGGAGATGATTGAGGCGCGCCGCATGTGGCTCGAAGCCCGCCTGATGTACGCCCGCGCGGTGGCGGAGCAGTATGAAATGATGTCCGATCTCGTCCTCTGCTGCGGGCTCGGAGATCTTGCCGCACTCCAGATGCTGGGGGCCATTCCCGAAGCCGCCAATCCTGCCGGGTCACCATCCCAATGA